TTCATCGGTCATGGATCCCTGCCCGCCGACCACGGCGACCAGCGGCACCAGCTGTCTTTCACCGGGCAGCGTCTGCCCGTCAGAATCACCGAACAGGCAGACGGCCCGCTGCAGGTCGAAAATCGTCAGATCGGCGGCATAACCCGGTTCGAGCCGACCAACCTCGGCCAGACGCAGTCCGTCAGCAGCCTGCGTGGTCACGCAGTCGATCACCTGTGACAGCGTCATGCCGAGATGCAGAAACTTCGACATCACCTGCGCCAGGCTATAAACCGGGCCGTTAAGACGGTTACGGCAGTAGATATCCGAACTGATGGTATGCGGCAAAATGCCCTGGGCGATCGCCGCCCGCGCCACCGCAAAGCTGAAGCTGGCGCTACCGTGGCCCACATCCAGCCGCACGCCGCGCTGCAATGCGCGAGTGATGGAGGCGCGCAAAATGCCGGATGGGGCCAGGATGCGGTTCGCCTTGCCATGATAACAGTGGGTGATCGTGTCGCCCGCGGTCAGCAGATCGGCGATCTCATCAAGATCCGGCGGATCGTTGCCGATATGCACCATCAGCGGCAGCTGCCCGTTATCCTGCTGCATCGTTTTGGCGCGCCGCAGCGGTTGAATACCGTTTTGTTCTACCACGCTGCTGCTGATACGGGCCTTGAGGCCAACAATAAACCCCGGATGCCGCTGCAATGCGGCTTTCACCGCCTGCTCGTCGAGGTTTGCCATATCGGCCAGCTCGTTCTGGGTGACAATACCGCCACGGGCAATATTCAACAGCGCGTAGACCCTGGTGCTGGCACCACGAGTCAGCTGAAAAAAATCATCAATCTCGTCGGCTCCGGCGCTGCCCGCATCCACCACCGTGGTCACCCCGCTCTCTACCCCAATGCGATCGGCTTCATCATGATAAATCGGTGATTTGGCATAACAGTGGACATGCGAATCAATCCACCCCGCGCTAAGCCAGTAGCGACCGGCCAGATCCCACTCGCGCACCGCGCTGCCAGACAGCATGC
This DNA window, taken from Erwinia tasmaniensis Et1/99, encodes the following:
- a CDS encoding amidohydrolase/deacetylase family metallohydrolase translates to MFDLIIRQARLSNGALTDIAIDKGKIAAVGMLSGSAVREWDLAGRYWLSAGWIDSHVHCYAKSPIYHDEADRIGVESGVTTVVDAGSAGADEIDDFFQLTRGASTRVYALLNIARGGIVTQNELADMANLDEQAVKAALQRHPGFIVGLKARISSSVVEQNGIQPLRRAKTMQQDNGQLPLMVHIGNDPPDLDEIADLLTAGDTITHCYHGKANRILAPSGILRASITRALQRGVRLDVGHGSASFSFAVARAAIAQGILPHTISSDIYCRNRLNGPVYSLAQVMSKFLHLGMTLSQVIDCVTTQAADGLRLAEVGRLEPGYAADLTIFDLQRAVCLFGDSDGQTLPGERQLVPLVAVVGGQGSMTDEGKKRNDLSL